tttAAAAACTAtcctaaataaaaacaaacttagCCTTagacaacaacaaataaatcaaacaaaaaaaaacttggccTAAGTCGGCTCGAGTTATGCTGCATAACCTGCAACCTAGCATATGAAATTAGGATACCCCATAGAAGGTtggaattgaaaaaatgaattgtaagaatatatatatatatataaaagacttatatcaacctgagttaactttttaaaattatagcttAAGTTCCAAGGCTAAAATTATCTTAAGAAAaggaaatcatgaaaaaatcataaaactaaattctccatcaacaaaatatcaatggattaaataaaaaaaaaagttttaaaaaaatgatctaaaaaaaaaaaaatagcaaaaaaaaaaataaaaatcaaataggaaatacaaataaaagtagataaaatgttgaaggatgcaattaaaaataaattcaataaagaaaatgattagaaaaaaaaaataacaatcaaaataatagagaccacatctgacaaataaaaaaaaaatcaaaggataatgaaattaaaagaaaattctaattTCAAGGGTTATTTAGAATAACACAAAGTATTAAAAAGAACAATGACCAAATATGaatggaaaaacaaattgaatgacTACTTTGAAACTTTGTAAAGGCAAGCATGAAAATCAAggatgaaagataaaataaaagcaaaaaaggtTGTCGgtaccaaacataaaaaaaaggtttgaccACTACATAACGTTGCATGCATTGCCCGAAAAGCACAAACACAACCACACACAACTGCATGAACATCACACGTTAACcactttttaatattgaataatattttatctctGTGAAAATACCAAATTTCCCTTAGTCGAActggaaaaatacaaaaaaagaaaaagaaacaaaaaacatagtGAAAAGACTAGAGAGCCCACAGGCATAagctttaaaaaattgaaattaatgggcaattaagtcattttattatactAGCAAAAGTGAAAAGTCTAAACAACCCCTCAACTTTGATTTAGTGTTTTTCACATTTAGAGATATTTTAGTAATTTCACAGTAAAAAACCAATAATACCTTGTTATCCCCACCACCAAGGCTACAAATTTTAGCTGAGAAtgtaaaaatcattattttaccAAGCCAATAATTCTAGAGCTACAGTAAATGTGCCATGAGTtatagtttctgttttttttttaaataaatagagtGGAAATAACAAGTTATGAAGTGAAAATAACactattctaaatatttttattattatgcattttttttttaattttctaaaatatttatcttaaatttcTGCATTTATCTTTAGCGTCAACAATCCAAAAGCATTTGTAAAGATATGCATGGAAAGGAGTAAGCTATTAATAAGTATTTTTAGTCTAATAGACAacctcttaaaaataaaaggtataattttatatttatagaaaattctaaaacctctataaaatattaaatatctatttttttcttaaataatatccatatattatttaaagataattttaaaattttaaagcaatcaagtccttacttgattaTTCTAAGACTATAATTATAATCATTGAATTAATTACATTATAGtgcttaatttctaaatttgttttcaatcaagttacacttaattaattattttagtttaatttctgactaataatttttaatgtgtgtgactcattaaatttctaatatgttgattcaaatataaattataattataaataaatataatcaaataaatctaacaatttaatttattatcaatttaataattaattaatttatatttaaaaattaagtgtaTCACCTATCAAAATGTCATGATctctcaaatatataaaaaagatcatAAGTATTTTAACTTAACCTTATTGTTAGGTcattcttttgaaaatttttttttatcccaacttATGTTGTGAATGACgagttgatttaaatttttttatttcaatattttataatttttttttttagttttattattctgcattaaattatttgccctcgagatttattattttctttcttttatgtttgTCTATTTTAAAAGCATATTGATAAAGTTAActcaagtatttttaatttttttaaattgaattttgattttttttttacaagggtGTTTTATATCCTCGATAATTATTGAGCTGTATAAATAATGAAGGCACTTGGAATTGCAGATTCCACCGGGTTCAGGAACAGCTTACAAAGTTGAAAACCATTATATCAAGAAAAATCCTTATGAGGAAAATCGGTCCCATTTTTTAAGTGCCATATCAATTCATAGAAACCCATCATAGACTAAGGTTATTCCTCGTAAAACCTAGCATGATTCATAACTTGATACCTCAGGAAGACAAGAAGAGActgaaaaggtaaaaaaaacccTGCAAAAGTaagctataaattaaaaagcatttaactaattaaattcacAAGATCAATAATAAGATTATCTCAAAGAAGTGGCGACAAGATCTTTCAGTAGCTTGCTTTAACTAAATTACGTTTGTCTTTGAGTAAGGAAGGAAGTATAGAGGACAGAAATCTATCCGTGTGAAATTAAACTTCAAATTCTGATTTTCTCCtccaagtttttatatatacgaagaattttgtttgttttttaatttacaacaaACCGCTCAGTGGCTCTTTCTCTGGCTGTATCCCcgttactttttatttaattataaaaaataacacccATAAAATGAAGAATCAACCAAGTGCTaggataataaatttataaaaaataaattgagaaactcaatttaaaatcaaccaatataaaaaaaaattaaaaaaaatcaatattaaataataatttttttaaaaaaatcaataaaaaaacaaaaaataaatcaagagcACGTGTGGGTGGCCCAACGCGTGGCTTTGCCAACTTAGaccactttttttatatatacttctCCTCCCTGGCGGATGGCtccactccttttttttctgAAGTGGGTAATTGATCTTTTTtctagtgataaaaaaaattaggttccAAGTTTTTAGAGCTCAAAAAACTCTACACTCAACtggttttaattgaaaatacattcaaaacattatataaaccttgaaaaattatttaccCATCCCAAAATTActctagaaattaaaaatcaatctagaaaaacaaataaacatcaaTTTCTCGATATTTTTAAAGAGAAACATCACATTCATTAAACTACTTTTGTTGAATGAAATTCATCAACACCAagatcaaatttctttttttttaaccaaccaacctctttttttctttctcatcattttcaagcaactttctttatattttcttaagtctaaaaactaaaatatgaacaaattaattttttcctcgtatttttaaagagaaacactatattcattaaactattttcgtcgaatgaaatttattaagaccaagattaatttttttcttttaaccaaccgacctctttctttttttttttattattttccaataactttctttatgttctctcaaatctaaaaactaaaatataaaattattaaatttttagatcaaaattaaaattataaaaactagagAAACtacaaaggaagaaaaaggaaaatagatGGACTAAATAGAATCTTTTTCATGTGAATTTAAATTAACCATCACTTTGATCCTCTTTttgaattttgcttttattgAACAATTTTTCACAAATTGATCATCGAAGACTGCAAcgtttcaattatattattattatatttgctgAATAACTGATCCAAAGACGAAATCTTTGTTTAACCTATAttgatcaaatataatatttttttggaatgaacaaaaatataagaaagtTATTTTCAGTGCTTTCAATCAAGAATGCTTCATGTATGAGAATAAATAAGTTAACAATGATCTTATTGCCTTTTTCTTCAAGAACATTAAAACTTGTAAGATGTCTGCAATGatagaaagaaatataaagagGAAGtattaacaaaactaaaaatccaATAGAATAAGCACAGATCATAAGCATAGAGCTTTTGTCGAACAACGAcagttcaaaatatattttttaaaaatatattaaaataaaaaaaaatatatttttaagattagtatattaatataatctaaaaacataaaaaaaatattttaaataaacaaccaaatttcaaaatttttaggaGTGCGATGCAAATACACCTTTGCATCACACCTCCAAGGTTTTTTGTGattaatctaaatattaacCTCATCagcttcataaaataaaatggaagtaGCCAAGGTTAAGACTGTAATGAAGAATTTGAATCATCactaaataaatccaaaaactcaaaatcatcttCAAGCTGGAGAAACAAATTTGTCACGATCTGATTTTTGCTATACAACAAATTCATCTCAATTACAATACAATTTTGGATTTCATGAAAAAGGATCCCCCAAAACACTTGAAGAAGCTGCTTGCCCCGAACCACAAGTATAGAGGGCAAAAAAATGTTCGAACAAAATCACATCTACCAGACATCCTATACCATGAGCTTCACAATAAATGGCAAATACCACATTTCGTTGAGTCAACTTATCAGGCATTGCCAGAGGATGTACTTAATATTTGGATCTGTCAACAATTTGCAAGCATAAGCACAGAAACAAGTAGTGAAAAGGAACTCAGGCCAAAAAATGAAACAAGGAGTGAAAAAGAACAAGTTTTGGACACGGTTtgggtaaaaagaaaaaataaaaagattgaaaggAAGTACCTTATTCACAAGCAAATTTACTTGCTCTCTGTACATTTCTTTCAAGTCTACAATATCAGCACGAAGTTCCTCCAACTGGAAATATGCAGCCATCAAAAAGTCAGGCTATCATATATAACACAAATTCCACGACTATAATCAAGAAATTCCATCTAACCATATAAAGGGCATCACAAAATTTCACTTCCATAATCACAAAATGGAAATCTCGATACAAGTATTTTTGcgatcaataaaatttaatatctggcaaagagtcttccaacagaattacatgaaaaaaatttcagtccGCGTGTTATTCTTCCCACTTGTATTGGACAAACTTCATGCTGAAGCCCCTACTTCACTTTTCATTTCTTCAAGAACTCCATTTGATTCAGCAGGTGCATATTCCATGAAGAGCagttttaagaaaagaaagcgGAACAAGAAACAAAGATCTAAAGCGCTCCAGTAGATAAATGCATTATACAGTCTCtacactttttatttaaataatgaagATGCCATGTAGTAAAATGACTAATCATGTTTCAGGGCAAACTTAATTCCACAGCCAATAGCCCAATACTTCATTTCTGGGCGTCAGAAGGAACATGCATTTCTTTAATAAGCTAATCAAAACAAACATTccttcaaggataaaaaaaaactggctTAAAAACTTTTGAGGAGGCTTAGCGCATTTCAATTATGCAATAAGATCTAGAAAACATCAACAGCAAACCAGACAATTTATTCCATGAGAACATTAAGGCTGATAAAATTGTTTGCAATCAAAGGAACTTCCAAACAAGATAGACATACGTACTTCCTCATCACGTTCACCCATTAACTCCAGGGCAGCAGAGTGCCTTCTCCTCAGTGCATCTAGTTCTGCCCGGACACCAGGCAAAAGGGCAGACTCTGCCTGTAATTTCTCACACTGCAGTGGATCAAAATATTCATTGAACTcaattaaatggaaaaatcaTGGAGAACAATAAAATATAGGAATTACCTTTGCTGTAAATGTGACTCACTAAAGAACATGTACAAACTCACCTGTGATGTCATTTTGACCAACTCTTCTGCGAGAGAGTCACGGATAGATTCCATGGATGCCTGaagcatataaaaaatgtaaataattcATCAGAGCTGCACTTGGAAATTGTAATCATAAACTCAGATGATCATCCAAAGGCAACACATCCCCAAAGCGTGCACTCAGCAAAACTTAGCTCCAGAATGCACAATACAGCATACAGATTGACAATATGTTATAACAAGTGATCCTTTAAGCATgaagttcaagaaaaaaaatacacttaccAAACGAGACATATACGATGCAAGTTCACCCTCTTTCTGACGAAGGGCAGATTCGAAAGCACTAGGTGTCATGCTCTTCATGTAGTAAGGACTCATGGTTGCCTCTCCAGGATTCCTCCGTTCAGAAAGACTGTCGGATGTGTCTAAAGATGCTTGCAGAAAATAGCTCTCCTCAATGCTGCCCAAGCTACTAGCACTGGAGAGCTTTCGGGTTAAGTTTCCTGCAAAATTAGCAaaatgttacaaaatatatgaaCATGATAATAAGGTTAACTGGTGTAAATTTCAAAAGTAAAGCAGACCATTCTCAAAAGCAGAGTTGCTCCTTGCAATAGGAGTTTTATCAGATGCAGAAGCAGAATGGATGTGAGCTGTCCTCTCCAACTCCAACCGAGCAGCTTTCTCTCTTTCAATTTcctgaaataaaataagagcTTAAATCATGAGTCTTCCAAACAGCATTGCAACTTAAGTGCATATGATAAAGTAGGAAGATAGCTTTTGTTCTATTCTTTCAAAGAAATCTCCAGCTTAAAACCATCCAAAATTTTAGAGAAATCAGTATAGCAACGCCGAAATTATCTTCTACAAAACCATCCAGCTTAAAATGAATTCCAAATGTGgattaaattaataaacttaATATTGGCTTCTACTAATGTCAAGATGATCTTCTTACTAACAGGTGAAAAGATCATGTTCATGAAGGGAAAAttcattaattgaaaagaacCAAGTTCTTCAGCTGAACAGACAAAACATCAATACATGCCCTTTCCATGGATTCACTTTTTAAGACATGTCAAGTTGAGCATGTTCGTCTAAGCATTGTTGAGACTGAATTGTGTTTATAATGCAGTTGGCAATGGAAGAAAAACTACAAAGCAAAGGCTACCCAGAATATAAACACATGCAACCTAATTAACCATGATAGACATGAGTAGAAAGAAACCCAAGGGTGGTACCTGTTGTAGAAGTTCTCGGTGTATTAGTGCATCATGTAACTCTGCCTTGTGTTTCTGCCTCAGTTCCTTAATTTGTCCTTCAAGTTGATTTGCACGACCTTCTTGAGTGTCAGCTTCCTCCTTGGCTGCAAGGTATTCCTGCCTGTTTTCAGCTGCTCTCTGCCTCTCCTTTTCAAGGGACCTACTTAACTGTGTTTGTTCAGACCTGAGACAAGAAATCTGAGCATACACAATTTCAGCTACTATTCATCAAACAGTTTCatcactaacaaaaaaaatttcatagaaAGATGATGAACCTGTGCTTCAAGAACATTAATTCGAGATAAGGTTTGAGACAAGCGTTCATTCACAGAGCGCTCTCTTTCCTCAGCATCAGCAGCTTTCGCTTCGGCTTCCTGAAAATGTAAcaactaataaatatatttgtcttTACAAGTTTCACATGTTATATCATAACCAGAAATAACATTCAGGCACCTGTAGTCGAGAGTTTAGAGATCTCTCCACAGCAGCCCAGGCCTCGGCCCTTCTTGCTGTTGTTTCCTAATACCAAGTGACAAAATGTCATACACAAAAATAGCCTATAATTTGAGGTTCACAAGGACACCAATGGGAACTATAAAGAagcatgaaaatataaaaccacCTGCATGGCTTCAATCTGCCTTAGGAGAGGCCTGGTAGAATCTGGAACTTGAGTAATCAACTCCTCACAACGGCGCTCACTTGCCTAGAGAAAAAGCAAAACTAGTTATCACAACTAAAAGTAAATAGAGAATAatgcaaaagcaaaagcaatgaCTTATTTACAGCAAGGTATGAGAAAGTTCAACACACTTGATAACGTTTTTGAAGATCTTCAACGTCCCTGCGTAGCATTTCCTCTCTAAAAACGGCCTATGAAACCAGAAATCAATCAAAAAGTGTGTACTGGAGTCATTTACAGCATATCAGTAGGCACATATCAACAAtctcaataaaattaagtaagaaCCTGCTGCTCCTTTCTACTCAAGGTTTGTCTTAATTCTTCAAGTGCCTGAACTAGCATAGTCTCGCGTTCCTCTGCTTCTCTTAGACGACTCTCTAATTCGGTTCTGGCTTCATTATTAGCACGCGCCTCTGCTAATGCTTCAGCCTCCTTGGCCGCAGATAAGGCGTTAGTATAATAAACTTTCTGCGCTGAAAGCTCTGCTTGGTGTTTTTCTATTGTTTCTTGCAGCAAATTCTCTGTAGCTGTCTTGTCCTTTTTTATACTCTCTACTTTATTTTCTTCCACCTGGaagtggataaaaaaaaattgttgataaaATACAGGGTGATGCCAAAACAATGACCAGAAAAGGTAgttatttcaattaaatgatGTCTGAAACTAACACAAGAAGTGTTTTGCAGCAATTCACACGAATTATAACACAAAGAAGCTAATAAAGAATGAGATTTAATTTACAGATTAGGAAAAAAATGCATTCCTCCACTCCAGAAaatgattttcatttatttgcaaGCAATATGTATTAGGAGTCCTTTTATCTGACATCAGAATCTAAGCAATGCTTCACAAACATTAAAATATTGGATGTAAGTCAAATTCAAAAGGCCCGACATGTTATCAATGCCGTGACAACatatcttttattatatatttatacagaAAACTTTCATAAAATGAATGCCAAAAAAGTTCAGGCACAACAGTCCATCTCATCGTGAATCCAATGGTAGCATAATAGTCAAAATGTCATGATAATATGTAGCGAGCTACATTACAGTTTAGAATCAAATTACCTGAACTTTGGTCATcaaacctttcttttcttcttcaagttctctAATCtaaaatttcacaaaaaaaggGGAAACAAGCAAAACATCCTTAGATCAGAAAGGCAGGAGCATTGCTATTAGATATTGAAACATCAAAAGTACAGTTAATCAGTAAGCCCGGTAGATACCTGAGCTCTTAATTTTCTAATAGTAGATTCTTGAGCAGCCTGCTTTTTTGAAAGCTCTTCACCTGGAATTCACAGACAAAATCTTCAGATAAAAAGATCACATGAAACAAAAACCTCATTGCTCTGCAAACTCCATCAAAAACTGTTTCCTCCAATACAAAACTGTTATAAAAAGAGGAGACACATCTTCAATTGTTAATAAATTAAGTATTTATGTCTCAAAACCTTAATCCTGACTAGTTCTACAAACCCTCACACTGCATCGCTGCTTGACATGCAATAAAAAGGTAGAGTAGGAGAAATTATAGTATCTTTTCCTCTGAAAGAATCAGAATATGAAAAACATTCGTTACACATGGAAATAAATGCTTGAGTGGCTCTACCTTCAGCCATAACCTGATTAATGATTTCATCCTTTTCCTTCAGAAGAGCAGCTGcatcactttttttattatgctcTCTCCTGAGTGTATCTCTTTCCCTTGTAAGAGCATAAACCTGTAACCAAACATTCCAAGACAATATTAATCTCTGCAGTAAGAAACCTAAAGCAATAAGACTAATTgccattaaaaaacataaatctttTCAACTTTAAATGCACAGGAGAGCTCATCAGACTGAAACTCAGAGTTTAAGTTGCAAGTTTCTCACACCACCACAGCATACAAGCTGTACCACAAGGCATTGGTACTATCCAAAACTTTTAGGCTTttaaatatcacatatattCTCAATTTAAaccatttcttttttgaaaaaagatggAAATATTATTAAGGGGAAAATCCAAAAAGAGATACAAATCAAAAGGGGGGTAAGGGTATCCTCCACAGTGAGGAACAAAGAAttggaaataaatttttttttttataaaaaaaacagacaagATGCAACTCCAGTCTGCTGATTAATAGCCAAATATACTCCTTTACGAGATCCTGAAGCAAAATGCTGTAGAGAAGCCAGCAAATTTCACAAAAGTTGGCTTGAGAGGGAGAGTTCTTAAAATACTGGAACCAAATATTCCAAATCAGAGCAAACACTACACAAGCCATAAAACATTTTAGTCCTTCCTCCTCCCAAAGCTCACTTTCTTTATTAACAAATCCCCCACCCAATTCAGAGACACCCACTGACTCCAAAACAGCAAAAAGCCTCTTCCACTAATCTCATGCAACTAGACAATGTAAGAAATTACTTCTAAGTCTAGTAGCTATAATAGTGCAGCACGAGCACGATGTTGCCTATATTCAACATGAATGGTATTGCagataaatgatgaaaatttcTTTATCAGAATAGCCAACAAAAAAGCAATATCACAAAATTGACAGACTGTCTTTCTGGATTATATGGAATATCTTGCAGTGtacatttttcatttgattCATTAGGAGGCTAATTGgacttaaccaaaaaaaaaacaggggataGCTTCCACTTCCCTAGATCCCTCCCCTCCCTGCTGAGAGCAGGATTTGAACCAAAATCACTTGGGACCATGTCATGTGACCTGGCCAGCTAAGCTAGACAGCATTCATATGGTGATCAACATATGGTCAATAAGCACAAAATCATGACATCTTAGACATTACATATGCCTCAATTAATAAATACTCGATCTCCATAACCAATAACCAATCATTAGCTTTTcctaaaattgcaaaaaaaaaaaaaaaaaatatatatatatatatatatatatatatatatatataaataaaatggcatgtgataattttcaaattttagaaGCATACCTTTCTTTCAAGAGTTGCAACCCTTTGATGGTATTCCTCTCTCAAAGACTCAATTTCTGCATCATTAGATTTTCTCTGTTGCATAAAATTCAGCGGTAAAAATGTCATTCAGGTCAGAGAGAAAGTGAACACAAATCACTATCTTTTTAACCAACAATAGTATTTGTAAAATCAAGTTCTAAATTAATGGAAAAGAAGATCAAAACAGAATAGAGGGGGGTTGATGAGATGAATAATTGAACAAgtttctaccaaaaaaaaaaaaacaaaaaaaaaaaaaatatacaaattactttttttgataaaaacccaACTAATGCAAAACATGCAGATGACGATCAATATTTTGGGTTGAATTAAGGACTAAAGAGCAAGTGTTCAGAGAATGGCTTGCACATATTTAGGTAAATATACAACATCATTGtcagttctttttcttttttaccatCAAACTAGCAACCAACAACATAATAAGAATTCTTTTAAGACAAGAAACACAACCCTTACAGAAGATACTAAGAACAATATTGGCAACACAAGCTAAATGAACTATCCAGTTACAATGTAATTGGCAaaacccaatttttttaaaattaaagtacaAAAGTAACCATTTTACTGTAATGTATATATATGCGCAAAGTACCTAATCCAAATTAACTTGAATGTAGAAATAGTAAAAATTTATACAGACCTTCAATTCCTCAATAACAATTTTCAGGTGCTCATTTTCATTCATCAACTTCGCAATCTCATCAGCCTTCGCCTGGAAGAAGAACATCGGAGTTAGCTTTTAGCCTAACTTAAAGACTCAAAAGAATTGCAAAACAGTTTAGTTTTGACAACTAGCACTAAAAATACCAATTTTGTTGATCAAAAGTTCAGTTGTACAAAATCTCAATAGTCTTTTCAACAAAAGAAGAGAAGCGCAAGCTAACATTATCATCATAAAGGTACTAATAGCACTTTTGATGAGCAGAAAGGTGAAGGTGGTGTGCCTTGGGGGCTCAGTTGGTCCACTATGGCATGACAaccataatttgaaaaacatgagaAGACAAAAGTTCAATGATATATGACGCGACAACAGCATTTAACACTCACAGGTTGCAGTGATATCAATCCATTACAAATAAGTGTTATGCACACAGGAGAAGAAAACAAGcataaaaatcattcaaaaatcaAGTGAAAGAAAGGTTGGTGGAGCTTAGTATATAACAACAACAAGacaataaaaacttatataaaattaGAGAGGATCTTTCTATCcactgaaataaattataggGCCATCAAGAAGATAAAATTGTGTGAATCGACCAGTGAAATGTTCTAACAATATGAGAAAAGATCATCCAGTATCTTTCAAAAGTATGTATACTTTAAATGACTCAGCAAGgaccaaaattgacttttttgtCCAGCATTAACATGTACTGTTGTCCAATTTTGACAATAAGAGTAGCAATTCAGCAGTGAGGCTAAGTTTCAAGCCTGTTTTTTCCTGCATAATATATCTGTGCCACATGGTAATACCTGAGCTTGCCTTGCAGCACCTTGTAGTGCAGTTTCCATCATTTTCATCTCAGTCTTCACCTTCTCTAGTTCAAGCGTGGAATCTACAGAGTCTGATATATTCGACCTCAAACTCAAGTGTTGATCTTTAATGTTAATTTCACCATCATTGACTTGCTTGTCCCCTCCAACTGTCTGATTGTGGACATCATCTGCCTGGGAAACCGATCCAGAAACAATTTCTGAAGCCTCATCTAGGGGAGATGCATCAGATAGGGAAAATTCATGAACCATTTCACTCACTTCAGCACTAACAGGCTGTGAACTGGATGAATCAAGCACAGCTCCAGCTTGGGTATCACTTGATGCCTCAGCTAGGCTATCAGTTGATGCCTGAGCTTGCACATCATTCAATGCCTCAGGTTGCGGTTCATTTGATGCCTCAGCTTGAATAGTAGAACTTTGCTCTACAGTCTCCTCAGCTTGTGTCTCTTGTTCATCTGTGCTATCAGGAGTATGAGACACATTATGTGACTTGTCATGCAAGATGGAAGGAGCCTCAACTTCATCAACCCTGGAAGCTTCTGATCTGACCTCCAATGTATCTAAATTTTCAGCACAGCCCTCCTCCGAAATCTCTTTTCCCTGCACATCGTCAACTGATTCTGATACTTTAACATCATGGACAACTGGCTCAGGAGGTTCAACAGCCTTAGTCTCTGATTGAATTTCAGATTCAAGTTCAGCTTTGCCAGTATCTGAAATGACATCATCTTTTTTCTCAGCAATCTCTGGATGCTCATCATCTTTTTTCCTCTCGAGCATTTGATTTTCTTCAGCAGATGTGGTTTGTTGGTTGTCAGAATTTTGAGACTCTTTCTCCTCAACAATAGACAATTTCTGTGGAGATACAGTTTTCCCTGACGATTCAACAGTACTATCCTCACTTTTGTTCCCCATAAAGGACATTACCGGCCATAATCCCGAAGCTAGCAAGAAAATAGAAAGGagattctaaataaaatgattctCAATACACACAAGttagaacattaaaaaaaaccaatgaacatgcaaccatgTTGTTCCCTAGCTTCAACACAACATT
This region of Populus alba chromosome 3, ASM523922v2, whole genome shotgun sequence genomic DNA includes:
- the LOC118037973 gene encoding golgin candidate 5; amino-acid sequence: MAWFSGKVSLGNFPDLAGAVNKLSESVKNIEKNFDTALGFEDKSDSSSTSEASGLWPVMSFMGNKSEDSTVESSGKTVSPQKLSIVEEKESQNSDNQQTTSAEENQMLERKKDDEHPEIAEKKDDVISDTGKAELESEIQSETKAVEPPEPVVHDVKVSESVDDVQGKEISEEGCAENLDTLEVRSEASRVDEVEAPSILHDKSHNVSHTPDSTDEQETQAEETVEQSSTIQAEASNEPQPEALNDVQAQASTDSLAEASSDTQAGAVLDSSSSQPVSAEVSEMVHEFSLSDASPLDEASEIVSGSVSQADDVHNQTVGGDKQVNDGEINIKDQHLSLRSNISDSVDSTLELEKVKTEMKMMETALQGAARQAQAKADEIAKLMNENEHLKIVIEELKRKSNDAEIESLREEYHQRVATLERKVYALTRERDTLRREHNKKSDAAALLKEKDEIINQVMAEGEELSKKQAAQESTIRKLRAQIRELEEEKKGLMTKVQVEENKVESIKKDKTATENLLQETIEKHQAELSAQKVYYTNALSAAKEAEALAEARANNEARTELESRLREAEERETMLVQALEELRQTLSRKEQQAVFREEMLRRDVEDLQKRYQASERRCEELITQVPDSTRPLLRQIEAMQETTARRAEAWAAVERSLNSRLQEAEAKAADAEERERSVNERLSQTLSRINVLEAQISCLRSEQTQLSRSLEKERQRAAENRQEYLAAKEEADTQEGRANQLEGQIKELRQKHKAELHDALIHRELLQQEIEREKAARLELERTAHIHSASASDKTPIARSNSAFENGNLTRKLSSASSLGSIEESYFLQASLDTSDSLSERRNPGEATMSPYYMKSMTPSAFESALRQKEGELASYMSRLASMESIRDSLAEELVKMTSQCEKLQAESALLPGVRAELDALRRRHSAALELMGERDEELEELRADIVDLKEMYREQVNLLVNKIQILSTSSGNA